One Candidatus Nitrososphaera evergladensis SR1 genomic window carries:
- a CDS encoding TrmB family transcriptional regulator gives MLEQQLVDLGLTQGEARVFLSLLKLGPSKVGAVVKDSKVSYSKVYDVLERLASKGLVSHATIGNIKHFNAVEPYRLHDYLQKKEDALKAQKATAEGLVSELAKVANRNRAAKGAEIFAGDRGLRTAYEILLKDASKNDVLRYFYPFDDYHPIATPFYSRLHLFQKEKEITQRGIGTVAFSRSAHYREIAGMVDMRFVPFPLPGTMDVFQDKLLMVSWESEIGILVTSKDIADHFARYFDSVWQVATISSGTRRRSRQ, from the coding sequence ATGCTGGAGCAACAGCTGGTGGATCTTGGGCTAACGCAGGGTGAGGCCCGCGTCTTTCTTTCCCTGTTAAAGCTGGGGCCTTCAAAGGTGGGCGCCGTTGTCAAGGATTCCAAAGTATCGTACTCGAAGGTCTACGACGTGCTGGAGCGCCTTGCCTCAAAGGGCCTAGTCAGCCATGCAACAATCGGAAATATCAAACACTTTAACGCAGTCGAGCCCTACCGCCTGCACGACTATCTGCAAAAAAAGGAAGACGCTCTGAAGGCGCAAAAGGCGACCGCAGAAGGGCTTGTCTCCGAGCTTGCCAAGGTGGCAAACAGGAACAGGGCGGCAAAAGGGGCGGAGATATTTGCCGGTGACAGGGGCCTCCGCACAGCCTATGAAATCCTGCTCAAGGACGCGTCGAAAAACGATGTGCTGCGCTACTTTTATCCATTTGACGACTATCATCCTATTGCCACACCGTTCTATTCCAGGCTGCACCTTTTCCAGAAGGAAAAAGAAATAACACAGCGCGGCATCGGGACGGTCGCGTTCAGCAGGTCTGCGCACTATCGCGAGATCGCCGGCATGGTCGACATGAGGTTTGTCCCTTTTCCTCTTCCGGGCACGATGGACGTCTTTCAGGACAAGCTGCTGATGGTGTCGTGGGAGAGCGAGATTGGAATACTCGTCACGTCAAAAGATATTGCCGATCACTTTGCGCGATACTTTGATAGCGTGTGGCAAGTAGCTACTATTAGTAGCGGTACTCGTCGCCGCAGTCGCCAATGA
- a CDS encoding HD domain-containing protein encodes MLDDIKLEVERMLAGRDPGHDFAHVTRVYKTAERIGRKESADMEILLASALLHDIIVYPKGSDKRTKSADESAELAEKMLAARGWTKDRIDRVSYCIRVHSYSKNIANPEILEAKILQDADRLDALGAIGIARTFSVGGSEMRRFYNPEDPFCKTNRKPEDTRWTVDHFKAKLLKLENTMHTATAKKIASERTRFMEAFLAQLEKEISG; translated from the coding sequence TTGCTTGACGACATAAAACTCGAAGTAGAAAGGATGCTTGCTGGACGCGACCCCGGCCACGACTTTGCCCATGTCACGCGCGTCTACAAAACTGCAGAGCGGATTGGCAGAAAGGAAAGTGCAGACATGGAAATACTGCTTGCCTCCGCACTCTTGCACGACATCATAGTTTATCCAAAGGGCAGCGACAAAAGGACCAAGTCGGCAGACGAAAGCGCCGAGCTTGCAGAAAAGATGCTTGCCGCACGCGGCTGGACCAAAGACAGGATAGACAGAGTGTCGTACTGTATAAGGGTGCACAGCTACTCCAAAAATATCGCCAACCCAGAGATTCTGGAAGCCAAGATACTGCAGGACGCAGACAGGCTGGACGCGCTTGGCGCAATAGGCATCGCCCGCACGTTTTCAGTCGGAGGCTCCGAGATGCGCAGGTTCTACAACCCGGAAGACCCGTTCTGCAAAACAAACAGAAAACCGGAAGACACGCGGTGGACCGTCGACCATTTCAAGGCAAAGCTGCTAAAGCTTGAAAACACCATGCATACTGCCACCGCAAAAAAGATTGCAAGCGAGCGCACGCGCTTTATGGAGGCGTTTTTAGCCCAGCTGGAAAAAGAGATCTCGGGCTAG
- a CDS encoding methane monooxygenase/ammonia monooxygenase subunit B codes for MMESKTLVVTALATVMVLSAVIAYMPSASAHGVQAQLQSRFVRIDNEQFSDNTLQTGEELTVSGELKSLVNRDLRGWLSLFSESENAGNRWEFLARDPPGNIFDIKAGQTVPYSITVKALEPGTYHVHTQLNIEHIGPGLGRGQTVNVTGEPILKPIPYNNIVYQCIIIGAGLGITFATRPWQVI; via the coding sequence ATGATGGAAAGCAAGACGTTGGTCGTGACGGCTCTTGCGACAGTCATGGTACTGTCTGCCGTAATTGCATACATGCCAAGCGCTAGCGCGCACGGTGTGCAGGCACAGCTGCAGAGCAGGTTTGTGAGAATTGATAACGAGCAGTTCTCCGACAATACCCTCCAGACAGGCGAAGAGCTAACCGTAAGTGGCGAACTAAAGAGTTTGGTCAACAGAGACCTCAGAGGCTGGCTTTCTCTGTTCAGCGAATCTGAAAACGCTGGTAACAGATGGGAGTTCCTCGCAAGAGACCCACCAGGCAACATATTCGACATCAAGGCAGGTCAAACAGTGCCGTACTCAATCACCGTAAAGGCGCTTGAACCAGGCACATACCACGTACACACACAGCTCAACATTGAGCACATCGGTCCGGGTCTAGGCAGGGGTCAGACGGTGAACGTCACTGGCGAGCCGATACTAAAGCCAATTCCGTACAACAACATTGTATACCAATGTATAATCATCGGAGCTGGCCTTGGCATAACCTTCGCTACCAGACCGTGGCAAGTCATCTAA
- a CDS encoding aldo/keto reductase has translation MWQVAGGHGRIEQKRAIDEMMAYHDSGFTSWDLADIYGPAEDFIGDFRKRLAEEKGAGELAKMQAFTKFVPEPARMTKAVVEQAIERSRRRMGVESIDLVQFHWWDYANPAWLDALVHLSELRDAGKIRNVGLTNFDTDHMQDMADAGIRIASNQVQYSIIDQRPQVKMQEFCKKNNVVIFAYGTMCGGLLSEKYLGKSEPSSAQLDTLSLRKYKKMIDAWGGWKLFQELLTALKQVATKYNASIANVTARYILDRPAVAGVIIGARLGIAEHRQDNARVFELRLDEEDREKIEAVTARSRNLFELIGDCGDEYRY, from the coding sequence ATGTGGCAGGTTGCAGGAGGCCACGGCAGGATAGAGCAGAAAAGGGCAATCGACGAGATGATGGCGTACCACGATTCCGGCTTTACAAGCTGGGACCTTGCAGACATTTACGGGCCGGCAGAGGACTTTATCGGCGATTTCAGAAAGAGACTTGCAGAAGAAAAAGGCGCAGGCGAGCTGGCAAAGATGCAGGCGTTTACAAAATTCGTGCCCGAGCCGGCGCGCATGACAAAGGCGGTGGTGGAGCAGGCCATAGAGCGCTCCCGGCGCAGGATGGGCGTCGAATCAATAGACCTCGTGCAGTTCCACTGGTGGGACTATGCAAACCCTGCGTGGCTTGACGCGCTGGTGCACCTGTCAGAGCTGCGCGACGCGGGCAAGATACGAAACGTCGGCCTCACCAATTTTGACACGGACCACATGCAGGACATGGCCGACGCGGGGATCAGGATTGCCTCAAACCAGGTGCAGTATTCAATAATAGACCAGCGGCCGCAGGTAAAGATGCAAGAGTTTTGCAAAAAGAACAATGTCGTGATTTTCGCGTACGGCACGATGTGCGGAGGGCTCTTGTCAGAAAAGTACCTCGGCAAAAGCGAGCCGTCAAGCGCGCAGCTTGACACTCTGAGCCTGCGCAAGTACAAGAAGATGATAGACGCGTGGGGAGGGTGGAAGCTGTTCCAGGAGCTGTTGACAGCGCTAAAGCAGGTCGCCACCAAGTACAATGCAAGCATTGCAAACGTGACTGCGCGCTATATACTTGACAGGCCGGCAGTTGCAGGGGTTATCATAGGCGCCCGGCTTGGGATAGCAGAGCACAGGCAGGACAACGCCCGCGTCTTTGAATTAAGGTTGGACGAGGAAGACAGAGAAAAGATAGAGGCAGTGACTGCCAGATCGCGCAACCTGTTTGAGCTCATTGGCGACTGCGGCGACGAGTACCGCTACTAA
- a CDS encoding M48 family metallopeptidase, producing MLSLPLDDGSVLCINVRTSSRARRLRLVSGIRGVEAVVPAAGYDEGKLQEFVQYKRDWIIKTANYYSKLREKTGHTESNVVYYLGKRYSVRLVKDRLVSAVVSDALGMATFHVTDMRRYKREIEQWYKEQTAKVIAEHLPPLSARLGLSYNKFTVKRQKSRWASCSKKRNLNFNLLLSAAPAEVIDYVIVHELCHIAEMNHSKRFWQLVEFADPGYRKHKEWLEDHAPVIGVQGL from the coding sequence TTGCTTTCACTACCGCTTGACGACGGCAGCGTCCTCTGCATCAACGTCAGGACAAGCAGCAGGGCAAGGCGCCTGCGCCTTGTCTCCGGCATCCGCGGGGTCGAGGCAGTCGTGCCAGCAGCAGGCTATGACGAAGGCAAGCTGCAAGAGTTTGTGCAGTACAAGCGCGATTGGATAATCAAGACTGCAAACTACTACAGCAAGTTGCGAGAGAAAACGGGCCACACCGAATCTAATGTTGTCTATTACTTGGGCAAGAGGTACAGCGTGCGCCTCGTCAAGGACAGGCTTGTTTCCGCTGTCGTTTCAGATGCGCTTGGCATGGCCACGTTCCACGTGACAGACATGCGCAGGTACAAGCGAGAGATAGAGCAGTGGTACAAAGAACAGACGGCAAAAGTCATCGCAGAGCACCTGCCTCCTCTGAGTGCAAGGCTTGGCCTGTCGTACAACAAGTTTACGGTAAAGCGCCAGAAATCACGCTGGGCCAGCTGCTCAAAGAAAAGGAACCTGAACTTTAACCTGCTTCTTTCCGCCGCGCCGGCAGAAGTCATTGACTATGTCATCGTGCACGAACTGTGCCACATTGCAGAGATGAACCATTCCAAAAGGTTCTGGCAGCTGGTAGAATTCGCGGATCCCGGCTACAGAAAACACAAGGAATGGCTTGAAGACCACGCCCCCGTAATCGGGGTACAAGGTTTATAG
- a CDS encoding B12-binding domain-containing radical SAM protein → MSPYRGISLASFFGCAPALDMNRSHDSFWYRILGNQVTPRILFDFICNPIEHTNGYANYAPYGLRKVEAALLRDGFAREDVVVAHPDYVEQFIGPETQVVGTYEMDPLGMGPVTMTFTYGRKQQSYDEFYNADLHHRISAAKKRTGSKARVIAGASGTWQYNYDPAKIEEYDLYGIVEGELGGIGPEIDGAAGPFFDALIGGEFDMANPFKKSQFKVEIKEFVRSDRTYHGRFIHYWNEPSIDEIPNIVNPSMHGMVEVMRGCGRGCKFCDVTLRPLRYYPVEKVQKEIEINMKYGGLKNAWIHSDDIFVYGLNPRTTKNMQPNREAIEELFKGIMATGVEHTNPTHGTLAGAIADERLLPNVSKIIRSGPNNHIGIQCGFETGSIRLIGKYADRKLAPYKPEEWHWVVKTGVKALNEHYWVPAFTLIMGLDNDETPDDSWETIRLIHELETEQPDSKFTVTPLTFVPIGLLEKSDFYDIGNTMDPAKLGVMYKTWQHNFKHGIQKFMGKVGRDNPVKNMFFTALASSLGGVPLTAMEKYARRKGPEHERVIEKIKASYW, encoded by the coding sequence ATGTCCCCCTATAGGGGCATATCGCTTGCATCATTTTTCGGCTGCGCTCCAGCACTGGACATGAACAGGAGCCACGACTCGTTCTGGTACCGCATACTTGGCAACCAGGTCACGCCAAGGATACTTTTTGACTTTATCTGCAATCCTATAGAGCACACAAACGGTTACGCCAACTATGCGCCGTACGGCCTGAGAAAGGTCGAGGCCGCTCTTTTGAGGGACGGCTTTGCCCGCGAGGACGTCGTAGTGGCGCACCCTGACTATGTGGAACAGTTCATCGGCCCGGAGACGCAGGTTGTCGGCACGTACGAGATGGACCCCCTTGGCATGGGCCCCGTGACCATGACGTTCACCTACGGGCGCAAGCAGCAGTCCTATGACGAATTTTACAACGCAGACCTGCACCACCGCATAAGCGCCGCCAAAAAGAGGACGGGAAGCAAGGCCAGGGTCATTGCAGGCGCTTCAGGCACCTGGCAATACAACTATGACCCCGCCAAGATAGAGGAGTACGACCTCTACGGCATCGTCGAGGGCGAGCTTGGAGGCATCGGCCCAGAGATTGACGGCGCGGCAGGCCCGTTCTTTGACGCCCTCATTGGAGGCGAGTTTGACATGGCAAACCCCTTCAAAAAGAGCCAGTTCAAGGTAGAGATCAAAGAGTTTGTAAGAAGCGACAGGACGTACCACGGCAGGTTCATCCACTACTGGAACGAGCCTTCAATAGACGAAATCCCAAACATCGTCAACCCAAGCATGCACGGCATGGTAGAAGTCATGCGCGGCTGCGGCAGGGGATGCAAGTTCTGCGACGTGACTCTTAGGCCGCTGCGCTACTACCCTGTAGAGAAGGTGCAGAAGGAAATCGAGATAAACATGAAGTACGGCGGGCTGAAGAACGCCTGGATACACTCTGACGACATTTTCGTCTACGGCCTCAACCCGAGGACGACAAAGAACATGCAGCCAAACAGGGAAGCTATTGAAGAGCTGTTCAAGGGCATCATGGCCACAGGCGTCGAGCACACCAACCCGACGCACGGAACGCTTGCCGGCGCAATCGCCGACGAGCGCCTCCTTCCAAACGTGTCCAAGATAATCCGGTCAGGACCCAACAACCACATTGGCATCCAGTGCGGCTTTGAAACTGGAAGCATCAGGCTCATCGGCAAGTACGCCGACCGCAAGCTGGCTCCGTACAAGCCAGAGGAATGGCACTGGGTGGTAAAAACCGGCGTCAAGGCGCTCAACGAGCACTACTGGGTCCCTGCGTTTACCCTCATCATGGGGCTTGACAACGACGAGACTCCAGATGACAGCTGGGAGACAATCCGGCTCATACACGAGCTGGAAACCGAGCAGCCAGACTCTAAATTCACGGTGACTCCGCTCACGTTCGTGCCAATCGGCCTTTTAGAAAAGTCGGACTTTTACGACATTGGAAACACGATGGACCCTGCAAAACTGGGCGTCATGTACAAGACGTGGCAGCACAACTTCAAGCACGGCATCCAGAAATTCATGGGCAAGGTAGGACGCGACAACCCTGTAAAGAACATGTTCTTTACCGCCCTTGCGTCAAGCCTCGGCGGCGTACCGCTCACTGCTATGGAAAAGTACGCGCGCAGAAAGGGTCCGGAGCACGAGCGCGTGATAGAAAAGATCAAGGCCAGTTACTGGTAG
- a CDS encoding four-helix bundle copper-binding protein, giving the protein MSMDSQFAKQFCDLCASVCDACAQECGRHNVDHCKMCAEQCRRCAVECRRMMG; this is encoded by the coding sequence ATGTCTATGGACAGCCAGTTTGCAAAGCAGTTCTGCGACCTGTGCGCAAGCGTCTGCGATGCGTGTGCACAAGAGTGTGGCCGGCACAATGTCGACCACTGCAAAATGTGCGCAGAGCAGTGCCGCAGGTGCGCTGTCGAATGCCGGCGCATGATGGGATAA
- a CDS encoding tyrosine--tRNA ligase encodes MDVQERIALVMREPTEEVITAGELKALFETKSKPRHYIGLEISGILHLGSLILTGFKINDFIKAGIDCTVFLADWHTYINDKLGGDWDRIRKVSEYYADAFRFFCPGVNIVTGSDLYAKTPDYWENFVRFSKHMTLARTMRSLTIMGRKETDNMDLGQLLYPPMQSVDIKALDLDIVHSGMDQRKIHMLVREIFPKMGWKPPVCVHHHLLPGLAEPVKLGLDENAAEDAKVSSKMSKSKPSSGILIHDDEKAIRDKMAKAFCPVGVAEGNPVLELVRYVVFHEFSEFTIERPAKYGGNTTYGSYKNVEDDFVAKKIHPMDLKNATATYVNRIIEPVYRHFKGREPALN; translated from the coding sequence ATGGATGTACAAGAGCGCATCGCGCTTGTAATGCGAGAGCCGACAGAGGAGGTCATCACTGCCGGCGAGCTAAAGGCGCTCTTTGAGACAAAGAGCAAGCCAAGGCACTATATCGGCCTTGAAATATCCGGCATACTGCACCTTGGGAGCCTGATACTTACTGGTTTCAAGATAAACGACTTTATCAAGGCAGGAATAGACTGCACGGTGTTTCTTGCCGACTGGCACACGTACATAAACGACAAGCTGGGAGGCGACTGGGACAGGATACGCAAAGTATCAGAGTACTACGCCGATGCGTTTCGGTTCTTTTGCCCCGGCGTCAACATCGTGACTGGCAGCGACTTGTATGCAAAGACGCCCGACTACTGGGAGAATTTCGTGCGTTTTTCAAAGCACATGACGCTTGCAAGGACCATGCGCTCGCTCACGATAATGGGCAGAAAAGAGACAGACAACATGGACCTTGGTCAGCTCCTGTACCCGCCCATGCAGTCTGTCGACATCAAGGCGCTTGACCTTGACATCGTACACTCGGGTATGGACCAGCGCAAGATCCACATGCTGGTCCGGGAGATATTTCCCAAGATGGGGTGGAAGCCGCCGGTGTGCGTGCACCACCACCTGCTCCCCGGCCTTGCAGAGCCGGTGAAACTGGGCCTTGACGAGAACGCGGCCGAAGACGCCAAGGTGTCAAGCAAGATGAGCAAGAGCAAGCCGTCAAGCGGGATTTTGATACACGACGACGAAAAGGCGATAAGGGACAAGATGGCCAAGGCGTTCTGCCCAGTCGGCGTGGCAGAAGGCAACCCCGTTCTTGAACTTGTGCGCTATGTCGTTTTCCACGAGTTTTCCGAGTTCACCATAGAGAGGCCGGCCAAGTACGGCGGCAACACGACGTACGGCTCTTACAAAAATGTCGAAGATGACTTTGTGGCAAAAAAGATCCACCCGATGGACCTGAAAAACGCGACTGCGACGTACGTCAACAGGATAATCGAGCCAGTGTACAGGCATTTCAAGGGAAGAGAGCCCGCGCTGAATTGA
- a CDS encoding SemiSWEET family sugar transporter produces the protein MAGFLTPGGQWAAVPLLLPPSQVLLLQVISDGIFITLVGSAAACLTTSSFLPQIFKGYRTKKMQDVSPYLMALYASGTTLWLAYGIFKDDWVIIGANALGTAFNLLLLYMKRIYRRPSSSLAA, from the coding sequence ATGGCAGGCTTTTTAACGCCGGGCGGGCAATGGGCGGCTGTGCCGCTACTGCTGCCACCATCCCAAGTCCTGCTGTTGCAGGTCATATCGGACGGCATTTTCATTACACTGGTTGGGTCGGCTGCCGCCTGCCTCACTACCAGCAGTTTTCTACCGCAAATATTTAAGGGCTACAGGACCAAAAAGATGCAGGATGTCTCGCCGTACCTGATGGCACTCTATGCGTCCGGCACCACGCTCTGGCTTGCGTACGGGATATTCAAGGATGACTGGGTGATAATAGGCGCAAACGCCCTTGGTACAGCGTTCAACCTGCTGCTTCTTTACATGAAGCGCATCTACAGGCGCCCGTCGTCGTCATTGGCCGCCTGA
- a CDS encoding DNA topoisomerase VI subunit B — protein sequence MTQKVTTAEVASSAAVVKPADVPASQTRAVHRGRVKYDKKAESEFFVDNSALAGFTGERILYMAVRELIENSLDSCESSHILPRISLSLRMVDPANEMWTITCQDNGIGIPSDKVPVAVCSFLTSGKYVEKQQRGLFGVGLKMIAAFSTKDTDHPLKVWSKSLEEGEEYYFELRTDISTNRPIVLAKRQVKEDAAMSGDSGFRVEAMLRAKLSPITKSRIYDYISQTSVVNPYAHIEFETDDGKVAFDRRTDRMPEPAKEVLPHPADMDLKTLKKAIMNFMNQKTTLQGVLSDSFQKLSSEKARQIISEAGLENKPADKYDEHELIKVVNICKQTKFHMPNTDHLSPIGEEILTAGMTQEYTIITNKDEATQQGTQPQLSIKVLKPSLTAYSSRTCVINNRPTIVECGIAYGGDIGSFKLYRFANKIPLLYDEGSDVAREVVSEVEINKMGISKKEVKEQFANPDAKSDRAVELLPLHIFFHICSTKIPYKTAGKESIASEGELKRYMKACLSDLYRKVSAQIRKELRMKEAQSRLSLYKYYIPLIVNAISESIKIDPQKLEQAFTQLAEKHVAGEITSMPVPEKEDEITGERIADEADEEVVAEEIDGEVVKRSKSQIAINAARRKGERSKPMSKKKEGGGQTTLDSVMTKKDSGGRKK from the coding sequence TTGACGCAAAAGGTTACTACCGCCGAGGTTGCTTCTTCTGCTGCTGTTGTCAAGCCTGCAGATGTCCCGGCATCTCAGACACGGGCGGTACATCGAGGCAGAGTAAAATACGACAAGAAGGCAGAGTCAGAGTTCTTTGTGGACAACTCGGCGCTTGCAGGGTTTACCGGCGAGCGCATCCTCTACATGGCTGTCCGCGAGCTCATTGAAAACTCGCTTGACTCTTGCGAAAGCAGCCACATCCTACCAAGGATTTCGCTGTCGCTCAGGATGGTAGACCCGGCAAACGAGATGTGGACTATTACCTGCCAGGACAACGGCATCGGCATCCCATCTGACAAGGTGCCGGTAGCGGTATGCTCGTTTCTGACGTCGGGCAAGTATGTGGAAAAGCAGCAGCGCGGCCTTTTTGGCGTCGGGCTGAAGATGATTGCCGCCTTTTCGACCAAAGACACGGACCACCCGCTAAAGGTGTGGAGCAAGTCCCTGGAAGAAGGCGAAGAATACTATTTTGAATTGCGCACGGACATCAGCACCAACAGGCCAATAGTGCTTGCAAAAAGGCAGGTAAAGGAAGACGCCGCCATGAGCGGCGACTCGGGTTTTAGAGTCGAGGCGATGCTCAGGGCAAAGCTTTCCCCGATAACAAAAAGCAGGATCTACGACTATATCAGCCAGACATCAGTCGTCAACCCTTACGCCCACATTGAATTTGAAACAGACGACGGCAAGGTCGCATTTGACCGCAGGACGGACAGGATGCCCGAGCCGGCCAAAGAGGTGCTTCCGCACCCGGCAGACATGGACCTAAAGACGCTCAAAAAGGCCATCATGAATTTCATGAACCAAAAGACGACCCTCCAGGGAGTCCTTTCCGATTCGTTCCAGAAACTGTCAAGTGAAAAGGCAAGGCAGATAATTTCAGAGGCCGGCCTTGAAAACAAGCCTGCAGACAAGTACGACGAGCACGAGCTCATCAAGGTGGTAAACATCTGCAAGCAGACAAAATTCCACATGCCAAACACCGACCACCTGAGCCCGATTGGCGAGGAGATACTGACCGCAGGCATGACGCAGGAATACACGATAATCACGAACAAGGACGAGGCCACGCAGCAGGGGACGCAGCCGCAGCTTTCAATCAAGGTGCTAAAGCCGTCGCTTACCGCATACTCGTCAAGGACGTGCGTAATCAACAACCGCCCGACGATAGTGGAATGCGGAATCGCGTACGGTGGCGACATTGGCTCATTCAAGCTGTACAGGTTTGCAAACAAGATACCGCTTTTGTACGACGAGGGCTCTGACGTCGCAAGGGAAGTTGTGTCCGAAGTAGAGATAAACAAGATGGGCATCTCTAAAAAGGAGGTCAAGGAGCAGTTTGCCAACCCGGATGCAAAGTCAGACAGGGCGGTGGAACTGCTGCCATTGCACATATTCTTCCACATCTGCTCAACAAAAATTCCGTACAAGACTGCGGGCAAGGAGAGCATCGCCTCTGAAGGCGAACTAAAGCGCTACATGAAGGCGTGCCTGTCGGACCTGTATCGCAAGGTCAGCGCCCAGATACGCAAGGAGCTGCGCATGAAAGAGGCGCAGAGCAGGCTTTCGCTCTACAAGTACTACATACCGCTCATCGTAAACGCCATTTCAGAGTCCATCAAAATTGACCCACAAAAGCTCGAGCAGGCGTTCACGCAGCTTGCTGAAAAGCACGTCGCCGGCGAGATAACGTCGATGCCCGTGCCGGAAAAAGAAGACGAGATAACAGGAGAGCGCATAGCGGACGAGGCAGACGAAGAGGTCGTGGCAGAAGAGATTGACGGCGAGGTTGTAAAACGCTCAAAGAGCCAGATAGCGATAAACGCGGCAAGAAGAAAAGGCGAGCGCAGCAAGCCCATGTCCAAGAAAAAGGAAGGAGGAGGCCAGACGACTCTTGATTCGGTCATGACAAAAAAAGACAGTGGCGGGAGGAAAAAGTAA